One window of Candidatus Nitrospira kreftii genomic DNA carries:
- a CDS encoding hypothetical protein (conserved protein of unknown function): MMPSMGSGKLDSFGSILSGVSKRLGLEPRLIELRLQHRWHDLVGEPMASHTWPAQIRFKKLYLLVRNPVWLQQLTFLKPALLTKLQAESGPECVTDIAFRVGEIPATTMTIADVPAARLESPYLADPLPDVVSHTVTIQDPSLRERFREVISTYLAQVHPRPARDPSQGP, from the coding sequence ATGATGCCTAGCATGGGCTCCGGCAAGCTGGATTCATTCGGCAGTATCCTCTCGGGAGTATCCAAACGGCTTGGTCTGGAACCGAGGTTAATCGAACTTCGTTTGCAACATCGTTGGCACGATCTCGTCGGCGAACCCATGGCGAGCCATACTTGGCCGGCTCAGATTCGCTTCAAGAAACTGTACCTCCTCGTCAGAAATCCGGTCTGGCTGCAACAACTGACGTTTCTCAAGCCCGCGCTTTTGACAAAGTTACAAGCGGAGTCCGGACCAGAGTGTGTGACCGACATTGCATTTCGCGTTGGCGAGATCCCGGCCACAACCATGACCATAGCTGATGTTCCCGCCGCCCGCCTCGAATCCCCGTATCTCGCTGACCCCTTACCCGACGTAGTGTCGCATACCGTGACGATCCAAGATCCTTCGTTGCGCGAGCGATTCAGAGAGGTGATATCGACCTATCTGGCTCAGGTTCATCCTCGACCGGCAAGGGATCCGTCACAAGGCCCTTGA
- a CDS encoding SsrA-binding protein: MAKETEDQYKVVATNRKAYHDYFIEEKFEAGMVLKGTEVKSLRDRRVNLQDSYASVKAGEVFLHHCHISPYSHGNLMNHDPIRTRKLLLHRKEINKLLGKTQQKGLTLIPLRIYFSARGRAKIELGLAKGKKQHDRRASIKAREAGREVERAMKERK; the protein is encoded by the coding sequence ATGGCTAAAGAGACAGAAGATCAGTACAAAGTTGTGGCCACGAATCGGAAGGCCTATCACGACTACTTTATCGAAGAAAAGTTCGAGGCGGGGATGGTCCTGAAAGGCACGGAGGTGAAGTCGTTGCGCGATCGGCGTGTCAACTTACAAGACAGTTACGCCAGCGTCAAAGCAGGAGAGGTCTTTCTTCACCACTGCCACATCAGCCCGTATAGTCACGGCAATCTCATGAACCATGATCCGATCAGGACTCGTAAACTGCTTCTACACCGAAAAGAGATCAACAAACTCCTCGGGAAAACCCAGCAGAAAGGTCTCACGCTGATTCCTCTCCGCATCTATTTCTCAGCGCGAGGCCGCGCCAAGATCGAACTGGGATTGGCAAAAGGAAAAAAGCAACATGATCGTCGCGCGTCGATCAAAGCTCGAGAGGCGGGACGAGAGGTTGAACGGGCCATGAAAGAGAGAAAATAG
- a CDS encoding hypothetical protein (conserved protein of unknown function): MKSLRSLISWSTFVLMAGLLLFSALVYAASEVLLQRFVDGRLIVLGETLAEFVERQPELFEHRNQDIAPTRELTQSTTEQHVLPDVTHALRVFSADGSLVWRSPHAAGRESLPPRILEQVRLKTLLFETLKASDGIPARHLFLFLVGKGHVPYVLQAEASLLHYQETLNGLVFLLALGSAATLFFAWVGSHWLSKKVLAPIDALCTGAETMSEADLGKRLPMDSPYQEFRRLTQAVNAVLDQFQRGSEVQRNFCEIAAHEMKTPLTILQGNLEVALMKARTVDEYHEVLLNNLQQVERLIALTRPLLTLAKFTSSKPPVNLVPLALEPLIQEIVEELTLLADDHQIALRFESQLVPPVLGDAQWLKQALINLLDNALQYTPAGGSVTVRLQTVGHEVAIAVEDTGHGIEPEHIPHLFERFYRTDWARAKDTAGTGLGLPIVKEIMEAHGGSISVTSEVNKGSVFTLRLPALTRQTLPT; encoded by the coding sequence ATGAAATCTTTGCGCAGCTTGATCAGCTGGTCCACCTTTGTCTTGATGGCCGGACTGCTCTTGTTCTCCGCGCTAGTGTATGCCGCGAGTGAGGTGTTGCTTCAACGCTTTGTGGACGGACGCCTGATCGTATTGGGAGAGACATTGGCAGAGTTTGTGGAGCGGCAGCCTGAGCTCTTCGAACACCGTAACCAGGACATTGCGCCGACTCGGGAATTGACTCAGAGCACCACGGAACAGCACGTCTTGCCCGACGTCACCCACGCCCTTCGGGTCTTTTCCGCCGATGGCTCGCTTGTATGGAGGAGCCCTCACGCAGCCGGGCGGGAGTCGCTCCCACCGCGCATACTCGAACAGGTCCGCCTCAAAACCCTCCTCTTCGAAACCCTGAAGGCATCCGATGGGATACCGGCTCGTCACCTATTTCTCTTCCTCGTCGGTAAGGGCCATGTGCCGTACGTTCTACAGGCGGAAGCGTCCTTGCTTCACTACCAAGAGACTCTGAATGGTCTTGTGTTTCTCCTGGCACTCGGGTCCGCAGCGACGTTGTTTTTCGCGTGGGTCGGCAGCCACTGGCTCTCCAAGAAAGTCCTGGCCCCGATCGACGCCTTGTGCACAGGCGCCGAAACGATGTCGGAAGCCGACCTTGGAAAGCGACTGCCGATGGATTCACCCTATCAGGAATTCCGTCGACTTACTCAGGCCGTGAATGCCGTGCTGGATCAGTTCCAGCGAGGCAGTGAAGTCCAACGGAACTTTTGCGAAATCGCCGCCCACGAGATGAAGACACCGTTGACCATCCTGCAGGGGAACCTCGAGGTCGCCCTCATGAAAGCGCGGACGGTTGACGAATATCATGAGGTGCTTCTCAATAACCTCCAGCAAGTCGAACGACTCATTGCCTTAACCCGTCCCCTATTGACCCTCGCGAAGTTCACCAGCAGCAAGCCTCCGGTCAATCTCGTACCCCTCGCACTGGAGCCACTCATCCAAGAAATTGTGGAGGAGCTGACGCTTCTGGCTGATGACCATCAGATTGCGTTGAGGTTCGAGTCCCAACTAGTTCCCCCTGTACTCGGCGACGCGCAATGGCTCAAACAAGCGCTCATCAATCTTCTTGATAATGCCCTACAGTACACACCAGCCGGCGGTTCCGTCACGGTTCGTTTACAGACGGTCGGTCACGAGGTCGCTATCGCGGTCGAGGACACAGGTCATGGTATCGAGCCGGAGCACATTCCCCATCTGTTTGAGCGATTCTACCGGACCGATTGGGCCCGGGCGAAGGATACCGCCGGGACTGGGCTTGGACTTCCCATTGTGAAGGAGATCATGGAGGCTCACGGGGGAAGCATTTCCGTCACGAGCGAAGTCAACAAAGGCTCCGTCTTCACCCTTCGTTTGCCAGCGCTCACTCGGCAAACACTTCCTACGTAA
- a CDS encoding DNA-binding response regulator in two-component regulatory system with CusS, whose product MRFLLVEDDADLAQFIRKGLKEEHYAVDVAADGEEGLELALNNTYDLLILDIMLPKLDGLTLCRRIRAKGNTTPVLLLTARNTVEDKVSGFDTGADQFLPKPFAFVELLAQIRALLRRGSTQQIVQLQAADLKLDPASHRVWRAGQEIALTNKEYALLEFLLRNKNRVLTRTAIIEHVWDISYDPMTNIVDAHIRALRAKIDRDFSPPLIATVRGAGYMLEEPDAPA is encoded by the coding sequence ATGAGATTTCTCTTAGTTGAAGACGACGCGGATCTCGCACAATTCATCAGAAAAGGGCTGAAGGAAGAGCACTACGCGGTTGACGTGGCAGCCGACGGTGAAGAAGGATTGGAGCTGGCGTTGAACAATACGTACGATCTCTTGATTCTCGACATCATGCTGCCCAAGCTCGACGGCCTCACCCTTTGCCGCCGCATCAGAGCCAAGGGGAACACGACGCCGGTGCTGCTCTTGACCGCGCGCAACACGGTGGAGGACAAGGTCTCGGGCTTTGACACCGGGGCGGACCAGTTTCTGCCGAAGCCGTTCGCCTTCGTGGAACTGTTGGCCCAAATACGGGCGCTCTTGCGCCGAGGTAGTACACAGCAAATCGTCCAATTGCAGGCGGCCGACCTCAAGCTGGATCCGGCATCACATCGGGTCTGGCGGGCTGGACAGGAGATCGCTCTGACCAACAAGGAATACGCACTGCTCGAGTTTCTGTTACGGAACAAGAATCGTGTGCTGACGCGAACCGCGATCATTGAACACGTGTGGGATATCAGCTATGACCCCATGACCAATATCGTCGACGCCCATATTCGGGCCCTCCGCGCAAAGATCGACCGGGACTTTTCGCCGCCCTTGATCGCCACGGTTCGCGGCGCCGGGTATATGCTCGAAGAGCCGGACGCTCCTGCATGA
- a CDS encoding hypothetical protein (conserved protein of unknown function) translates to MTWPQTKFCWWFACWLLINTFPYPLVPAAEPSPANPPPLNEKELFSYKPKGRGMATGQVFLSSPSGKAITQAGIPVHLIPRIPYTRDWFNRNVRASSCTSRGDAPSPDGPVVPISSVECLQGVLSQLLTDKRLVPYLRTTRANPNGHFWFTKIPAGRYYIVSLLEGAVGAHQDERPGGIAWVTLDLDAGEKATNLVVTDCRSGLC, encoded by the coding sequence ATGACATGGCCGCAGACCAAGTTCTGTTGGTGGTTCGCCTGTTGGCTGCTGATCAACACGTTTCCATACCCGCTGGTACCGGCGGCTGAGCCATCCCCAGCAAATCCTCCGCCACTGAATGAGAAGGAGCTCTTCTCCTATAAGCCTAAAGGGCGGGGAATGGCAACCGGACAAGTGTTCCTCAGTTCACCCTCCGGCAAGGCCATCACGCAGGCGGGTATCCCCGTCCATCTGATTCCTAGGATACCCTACACACGCGACTGGTTTAATCGAAACGTGCGCGCGAGTTCCTGCACGTCAAGAGGCGACGCCCCATCGCCCGACGGCCCCGTTGTTCCCATTTCGTCTGTTGAGTGTCTTCAGGGCGTTCTGTCGCAGCTTCTGACGGACAAACGCCTCGTCCCCTATCTTCGCACAACGCGCGCAAACCCAAATGGTCACTTTTGGTTCACAAAAATTCCCGCCGGCCGCTATTATATAGTCAGCCTTCTGGAAGGAGCCGTCGGGGCGCATCAGGATGAACGTCCGGGTGGAATTGCCTGGGTTACCCTAGACTTGGACGCAGGGGAGAAAGCGACCAACCTTGTCGTCACGGACTGCAGGAGCGGTCTCTGTTGA
- a CDS encoding Ferredoxin:thioredoxin reductase: MAEPTQESLEKIRKFVQGFAEKSGTMMHPNPAVTEAVVNGLAMHIDELGKPLCPCNFYKDKEAEAKLRRWICACDEMQIYKYCHCLLFVREDGMPITEYLPEGHEGRENYGIVTDPTPAKGRALKHKIASSPTVPDDSPAASPSPT; this comes from the coding sequence ATGGCTGAACCGACGCAGGAGAGCCTCGAGAAGATCCGGAAATTCGTGCAGGGGTTTGCTGAGAAAAGTGGAACTATGATGCATCCCAACCCTGCTGTGACCGAGGCAGTCGTCAACGGGTTGGCGATGCACATCGATGAACTCGGGAAGCCACTCTGTCCGTGCAATTTCTATAAGGACAAAGAGGCTGAAGCCAAACTCAGACGGTGGATCTGCGCCTGCGATGAAATGCAGATCTACAAGTACTGTCACTGTCTCCTCTTTGTTCGTGAAGATGGGATGCCGATTACGGAATATTTGCCGGAAGGCCACGAAGGTCGTGAGAACTACGGTATCGTCACGGATCCGACACCGGCCAAAGGTCGCGCGCTCAAACACAAGATCGCCTCATCTCCAACCGTTCCGGACGACTCCCCTGCGGCGTCACCTTCCCCGACATGA
- a CDS encoding hypothetical protein (conserved protein of unknown function) yields MDMSIRQILHERLVPEVGAAVAETLVTRLPQATGKPNAEARVLTLLEELHELSGKTASAAVAALPELDRRARLGDILLWLDLGVALAELSGASALKYFKDSPLVLGLIESPDARSEVLTIGLEVAEQDANVALEYIRHAPQILSDVPTIQLRPWLDIGIELTQINVVVGLEFIRQISKLASVLPLDSVRDWATVGMKLIVPNSLGKPDYVATMEFLRTSPALLSHIEHSAVRTKVVSLCRLLAEHSPESGITWLAESPDLLRAVPTVEWQIKLLQYGSLLAEKHAEATIGYLRRAPELVQLLGDGPEAARRFESWFTTGMEVVGYSPDAAHAFFSMESQKALASVEQALSGVPFRQVARRLKLFVQGLCEINVTVTALPDSLASPARAAVSADGKTISLPALLRRYPTAAENERLYLLMAAHEAGHIAYGTYRFQLESLADLVETVRCRYGRSNEAHPDTLSALFQLYPQPNLVRDLWMVLEDARIESLLQAEYPGLRGDLARLAAESITPRDPAQGVTVKELVVDCLLRLSTGETEAVAVPRAVREEVSILWVMSQAVLKMTATAEEVVRVVDAVYVRLEELLVARGEMIPVERHEEPEDQKSEQIQQEQSGDQYRPMTDVAHRGSMNPEYITWGHEHLQRGSQPPAPSDGDLTRKAGHDEQKIGNGERLSEGRSLSSVVEECLTLESDGHPLQEKTEHEGQAILHHEWDYRIEDYRMNWCRVVERPADLGSDEFVTATLAARQSTVRSLRRLFEGLRPPAFRRVMGQPDGDEVDLDAVVRRTGEQRAGMEGDDRIYIRREKRERDVAVAFLVDISGSTSRELGNGRRVIDIEKESLVLLCEALGAVGDQYGLYAYSGQGRAMVDFLTIKDFDDRLSASAAHRLGGLAPRHQNRDGAAIRHATTKLLKRDVKNRILMLLSDGRPLDDHYKDEYSLEDTRAALREARHRGIETFCVTIDREAESYVCRMYAEARYCVISSVESLPTKLPRIYRQLTA; encoded by the coding sequence ATGGACATGTCCATTCGACAGATCTTACACGAACGACTGGTTCCCGAAGTGGGTGCAGCGGTGGCGGAAACGCTTGTAACCCGCTTGCCTCAGGCCACAGGCAAGCCGAATGCGGAAGCACGTGTATTAACTCTGCTTGAGGAACTCCATGAATTATCAGGAAAAACAGCCAGTGCGGCGGTGGCGGCGCTCCCTGAGCTTGACCGACGCGCTAGGCTAGGGGATATCCTGTTGTGGCTTGATCTTGGAGTTGCCTTAGCTGAATTGTCCGGCGCGTCCGCACTCAAATATTTCAAGGATAGCCCTCTGGTGCTTGGGCTCATCGAATCGCCTGATGCCCGATCAGAGGTGCTGACGATCGGTCTGGAAGTTGCCGAGCAAGATGCCAATGTGGCGCTCGAGTACATTCGACATGCGCCGCAGATTCTGTCGGATGTGCCCACAATCCAATTGCGTCCCTGGCTCGACATCGGAATTGAACTCACGCAAATCAACGTGGTCGTCGGGCTTGAGTTCATCAGGCAGATCTCCAAGCTTGCCTCGGTTTTGCCTTTGGACAGCGTGCGGGACTGGGCCACAGTAGGCATGAAATTAATTGTACCGAACAGCCTCGGGAAACCGGATTACGTGGCGACGATGGAGTTTCTCAGGACCAGCCCAGCCCTTCTCAGCCATATTGAACATTCAGCTGTTCGAACGAAGGTTGTGTCCCTGTGCCGCTTGTTGGCTGAGCACTCTCCAGAGTCCGGCATTACGTGGCTGGCTGAATCTCCGGACCTCTTGCGAGCGGTGCCGACGGTGGAATGGCAGATCAAACTGTTGCAGTACGGGTCCTTGCTTGCCGAAAAACACGCGGAGGCGACGATTGGTTATCTGCGTCGTGCGCCGGAACTCGTTCAACTGCTCGGGGACGGCCCTGAGGCCGCTCGAAGATTTGAGAGTTGGTTCACGACCGGAATGGAGGTGGTGGGCTACAGCCCTGACGCAGCACACGCCTTTTTTTCGATGGAATCTCAGAAAGCGTTGGCGTCGGTCGAGCAGGCGTTGAGCGGAGTGCCGTTTCGACAGGTCGCGCGAAGACTCAAGCTGTTCGTCCAGGGACTCTGTGAGATCAATGTTACCGTGACGGCACTTCCCGATTCGTTGGCATCTCCAGCGCGTGCGGCAGTCAGCGCAGACGGAAAGACCATTTCATTGCCGGCGCTGCTGCGTCGGTATCCGACGGCTGCGGAGAACGAACGTCTCTATCTCCTTATGGCGGCGCACGAGGCTGGGCATATCGCATACGGGACCTATCGGTTCCAACTCGAATCGCTCGCCGATTTGGTTGAAACCGTACGATGTCGCTACGGTCGATCCAACGAAGCACACCCTGACACCCTATCTGCCTTGTTTCAGCTTTATCCACAGCCAAACTTGGTAAGGGATCTTTGGATGGTGCTGGAGGATGCGCGTATCGAATCTTTGCTGCAGGCCGAGTATCCGGGGCTTCGTGGTGATCTCGCACGGTTGGCTGCAGAATCCATCACTCCGCGCGATCCCGCTCAAGGTGTGACGGTCAAGGAACTGGTCGTCGACTGCCTCTTGAGGCTCTCGACGGGTGAAACGGAAGCTGTTGCAGTGCCGAGGGCAGTCAGGGAGGAAGTCTCCATCCTCTGGGTCATGAGTCAGGCCGTTCTGAAGATGACGGCCACGGCGGAGGAAGTTGTTCGGGTGGTCGATGCTGTGTATGTGAGACTGGAAGAACTGTTAGTGGCTCGTGGGGAAATGATACCTGTGGAGCGTCACGAAGAGCCTGAGGATCAGAAGTCGGAACAGATACAACAGGAACAATCGGGTGACCAATATCGCCCGATGACCGATGTGGCCCATCGCGGCTCGATGAATCCGGAGTACATCACATGGGGTCATGAACACCTGCAGCGAGGATCTCAACCTCCGGCACCATCCGACGGTGACCTCACACGGAAAGCCGGGCACGATGAGCAAAAGATCGGAAACGGAGAACGGCTGAGTGAGGGGCGTTCATTATCCTCGGTGGTGGAGGAATGCCTGACGCTTGAGTCCGACGGGCACCCGTTGCAAGAGAAAACGGAGCATGAAGGACAAGCCATCCTGCATCACGAGTGGGATTATCGGATTGAAGATTACCGAATGAATTGGTGCCGGGTTGTCGAACGACCAGCGGATCTTGGATCTGACGAGTTCGTCACGGCAACGTTAGCTGCCCGACAGAGTACCGTCCGGTCACTGCGGCGGTTGTTCGAAGGGTTGCGTCCTCCGGCGTTTCGTCGCGTCATGGGGCAACCCGACGGGGATGAGGTGGATCTCGATGCAGTGGTTCGACGAACGGGGGAGCAACGGGCAGGCATGGAAGGCGACGATCGTATCTACATCCGTCGAGAAAAACGAGAGCGCGACGTAGCCGTGGCTTTTCTTGTCGACATAAGCGGTTCGACGAGCCGGGAGCTCGGAAATGGGCGGCGAGTGATCGATATTGAAAAGGAAAGCCTGGTGCTGCTGTGCGAAGCCCTTGGTGCCGTGGGCGATCAATATGGGCTATATGCCTATTCCGGCCAAGGACGAGCCATGGTCGACTTTCTCACGATCAAAGATTTTGACGATCGGCTTAGCGCATCGGCCGCGCATCGGCTGGGGGGCCTGGCTCCCCGTCATCAGAATCGCGACGGAGCGGCAATTCGGCATGCCACGACCAAGTTGTTGAAGCGCGACGTGAAGAACCGTATTCTCATGTTGTTGAGTGACGGACGTCCTTTGGACGATCACTACAAGGACGAGTACTCCTTGGAAGACACAAGGGCGGCCCTGCGCGAGGCGCGACACCGGGGAATCGAGACTTTTTGCGTGACGATCGATCGAGAAGCGGAGAGCTATGTGTGCCGGATGTATGCGGAGGCGCGGTATTGTGTCATCAGCAGCGTCGAATCCCTTCCAACCAAGCTGCCCCGCATTTACAGGCAATTGACTGCATAA
- a CDS encoding hypothetical protein (conserved protein of unknown function): protein MTDSIGKPTVPAWLYKLFTGHQYPYVRRLAKFGQTVKPGEDRPEPTKEMIETKFWEVYPRCRVKVLQEVKEGMIVVFHDLGEYSPGAYQELVDNPEEFLKNTFGKKKIKVNFYDDENFVCTINFKVGGWTEHEHA, encoded by the coding sequence ATGACGGACTCGATTGGAAAACCCACGGTTCCCGCATGGCTGTATAAACTCTTCACGGGCCATCAATATCCCTATGTCCGTCGCTTAGCCAAATTTGGACAGACGGTGAAACCCGGTGAAGACCGTCCCGAGCCGACAAAGGAGATGATCGAGACCAAGTTCTGGGAGGTTTATCCTCGTTGCCGGGTAAAGGTGTTGCAGGAAGTGAAGGAAGGGATGATCGTGGTCTTTCATGACCTGGGCGAATATTCTCCCGGAGCGTATCAAGAGCTGGTCGACAATCCGGAGGAGTTTCTGAAAAACACCTTCGGAAAGAAGAAGATCAAGGTCAATTTCTATGACGATGAGAATTTTGTCTGTACGATCAACTTCAAAGTTGGGGGCTGGACTGAACATGAACATGCGTGA
- a CDS encoding Malate dehydrogenase — MARPKITVVGAGNVGGTTAQRLAEKDLYDVVLVDIAKGVPQGKALDISQAGPVCGYNTRVVGTNEYTETAGSSIAVITSGMPRKPGMSRDELLVTNAKIVKSVVTELVSHSPEIILILVTNPLDAMVHVARTVSGLPSSRIIGMAGVLDSARMRTFIATELNVPVTDVQAMVLGGHGDTMVPLPRYTTVKGRPVSELMAKEKLEAIVKRTRDGGAEIVGLLKTGSAFYAPSASAVAMVDAIHKDQKQVMPCAVLCDGEYGLKNVVVGVPVKIGRGGAEQIMEYELTSDERAALETSADAVRELCSVVDRLMV; from the coding sequence ATGGCGCGACCGAAAATTACGGTGGTAGGAGCGGGGAACGTCGGTGGGACGACGGCGCAACGGTTGGCGGAGAAGGATCTCTACGACGTGGTGTTGGTCGATATTGCCAAAGGAGTCCCACAGGGAAAGGCGCTCGATATCTCTCAAGCTGGGCCGGTCTGTGGGTACAACACGCGAGTCGTCGGCACGAACGAGTACACGGAAACCGCCGGATCGTCGATCGCCGTCATCACGTCCGGCATGCCGAGAAAGCCTGGCATGAGTCGCGACGAGCTGTTGGTGACGAATGCGAAGATCGTGAAATCGGTCGTGACAGAATTAGTTTCCCACTCGCCGGAGATCATCCTGATCCTGGTCACCAATCCCTTGGACGCCATGGTCCATGTGGCGCGGACGGTCAGCGGTCTTCCCTCATCGCGAATCATCGGCATGGCCGGCGTATTGGACTCGGCAAGAATGCGCACGTTTATCGCTACGGAATTGAATGTGCCGGTGACGGACGTACAGGCGATGGTCTTGGGCGGACATGGCGATACGATGGTGCCCTTACCGCGGTATACGACCGTGAAAGGACGACCGGTGTCGGAACTTATGGCGAAGGAGAAGCTGGAAGCCATCGTCAAGCGCACGCGGGACGGGGGAGCGGAAATCGTCGGCCTCCTAAAAACGGGCAGTGCCTTTTATGCACCGTCCGCCTCGGCTGTGGCCATGGTGGACGCGATTCACAAGGACCAGAAGCAGGTGATGCCCTGCGCGGTGTTGTGCGACGGGGAGTATGGGCTGAAGAACGTTGTGGTCGGCGTTCCGGTGAAGATCGGACGAGGCGGGGCCGAACAGATTATGGAATACGAGCTGACGAGCGACGAGCGAGCGGCATTGGAAACCTCGGCCGACGCGGTTCGAGAGCTCTGTAGCGTTGTCGATCGACTGATGGTCTAG
- a CDS encoding hypothetical protein (conserved membrane protein of unknown function), which translates to MKFLESPMQTMGVGFVLTIVLVVIYLGLTGIDAGEGDWGQMILRWVHFLAGITWIGILYFFNLINASFLKSLDGPTKNIVIPKLMPAALNWFRHGATVTVVAGVFLYGHMYHKGGTGAVALAIGGLLGIIMMGNVHGIIWPNQKKIIAAVNAAAQGTPAPPEMAQWGRTALLASRVNFMLSIPMLFFMGAGSHFR; encoded by the coding sequence ATGAAATTTCTTGAAAGTCCGATGCAGACGATGGGAGTGGGATTCGTTCTCACCATCGTCTTGGTAGTCATATATTTGGGATTAACGGGTATTGACGCGGGTGAAGGCGACTGGGGCCAGATGATCCTTCGCTGGGTGCACTTCCTGGCCGGGATCACGTGGATCGGGATCTTGTACTTCTTCAACTTGATCAATGCCTCCTTCTTGAAGAGCCTGGATGGGCCGACTAAGAATATCGTCATTCCGAAACTTATGCCGGCAGCGCTCAATTGGTTCCGGCATGGGGCCACGGTGACCGTTGTGGCCGGGGTGTTCTTGTATGGCCACATGTACCACAAAGGCGGCACGGGCGCCGTGGCTTTGGCCATCGGTGGGTTGCTTGGCATTATCATGATGGGCAATGTTCATGGAATTATCTGGCCGAATCAGAAGAAGATCATTGCCGCCGTCAACGCGGCTGCGCAGGGGACGCCGGCACCCCCTGAGATGGCACAATGGGGACGAACCGCCTTGCTGGCCTCGCGCGTGAATTTTATGCTTTCGATTCCCATGCTGTTCTTCATGGGAGCCGGTAGCCATTTCAGATAA
- a CDS encoding NADH-quinone oxidoreductase subunit F 2 has protein sequence MPTTAEPRLVQQIEGAPWEIEGYLKVGGYEAWKRCVKELKPDQVIDELKKSGLRGRGGAGFPTGIKWDKVLNHRVKERYFVCNAGEHEPGTFKDRHLLKTLPHQLIEGCLIASFTVHAKASFIYVNHEYHEEQQNLKKALAQAKEQGLIGKNVLGSGIDIELEIFDGHGSYVAGEETAMLESMQGRPAMPRQKPPFYPTDFGLYGKPTLVNNVETLCNIPRILHKGVSWFTQVGTEKCPGTMMFSLSGAVNRPGVYEMPMGVTIRDLIEQCGGGVPNGRKIKAVFPGGPAFSMVTADQLDLPMDFDSLKKAGTGLGSAGVIVVDDATCMVAKTLHFSNFFKNESCGQCPPCRMGTMNLAALMSKIEAGQGTQKDLDSMLQLCGFVKGTGYCTLVTGASVLVQSSLKLFRHEYEDHIRLQRCPYQEAPVGVVAHS, from the coding sequence ATGCCCACGACTGCCGAACCACGCCTTGTCCAACAGATAGAGGGAGCCCCTTGGGAGATCGAGGGGTATCTCAAAGTGGGTGGTTATGAGGCCTGGAAACGATGTGTGAAGGAATTGAAGCCGGATCAAGTGATTGATGAGCTGAAGAAATCAGGCCTGCGGGGCAGAGGTGGTGCTGGATTTCCGACGGGCATCAAGTGGGACAAGGTACTCAACCACCGGGTGAAAGAGCGCTATTTCGTCTGCAATGCCGGAGAACACGAACCCGGCACGTTCAAGGACCGCCATTTGTTGAAGACGTTGCCGCACCAATTGATCGAAGGCTGTTTGATTGCGTCGTTTACGGTGCACGCGAAAGCATCCTTCATTTACGTGAATCATGAGTACCACGAGGAACAGCAGAATCTGAAAAAAGCCTTGGCCCAAGCAAAAGAACAAGGACTCATTGGGAAGAATGTGCTCGGCAGCGGAATCGATATTGAACTGGAAATCTTTGACGGCCACGGCAGCTACGTGGCAGGCGAAGAGACGGCGATGCTCGAGTCGATGCAAGGCCGTCCGGCGATGCCCAGGCAGAAGCCCCCGTTCTATCCGACGGACTTCGGCCTCTACGGAAAGCCGACTCTCGTCAATAACGTGGAGACGCTCTGCAACATCCCTCGTATTCTCCATAAGGGCGTCTCGTGGTTCACACAGGTGGGGACGGAGAAATGTCCAGGGACGATGATGTTTTCATTGAGCGGGGCGGTCAATCGACCTGGTGTGTATGAGATGCCGATGGGCGTGACGATCCGCGATCTGATCGAACAATGCGGGGGCGGCGTACCCAATGGTCGCAAGATCAAGGCGGTCTTTCCGGGTGGACCGGCGTTTTCCATGGTAACGGCGGATCAGCTTGATCTTCCTATGGATTTCGATTCGTTGAAGAAAGCCGGTACGGGGTTGGGGTCAGCCGGTGTCATCGTTGTCGACGATGCGACATGCATGGTAGCTAAGACGCTACATTTTTCAAATTTTTTCAAGAATGAGAGTTGCGGTCAGTGTCCTCCCTGTCGAATGGGAACTATGAATTTAGCTGCGCTGATGAGCAAAATTGAAGCAGGACAGGGTACTCAAAAGGATCTCGATAGCATGTTGCAGCTCTGTGGCTTTGTGAAAGGAACCGGGTACTGTACATTGGTTACCGGTGCATCGGTCTTGGTGCAAAGTAGTCTGAAACTATTCCGGCACGAATACGAAGATCATATTCGGCTGCAGCGGTGTCCCTATCAGGAGGCACCGGTTGGAGTCGTCGCTCATTCGTAG